The following coding sequences lie in one Yoonia sp. G8-12 genomic window:
- a CDS encoding autoinducer binding domain-containing protein produces MAFRQFEISETLGQLNSIAPAGYALGIHIEYTTPKFMFQTYPKDWLDYYSRNGLLMSDPMVAWAFQTEGAKRWSDLDDPAEVMTKAAEYGLKYGVVISTESNDSRTICGFANADREFTDEEIATLETLVTQIHDNTADTAQLDAQTVEQLKKMSIMVTHPGT; encoded by the coding sequence ATGGCCTTTAGGCAATTCGAAATCAGCGAAACGCTGGGTCAACTCAATTCCATCGCCCCCGCCGGGTACGCGTTGGGTATTCATATCGAGTATACGACGCCTAAGTTCATGTTCCAGACTTATCCAAAGGACTGGCTTGATTACTATTCAAGAAATGGTCTGTTGATGTCGGATCCGATGGTCGCGTGGGCCTTTCAGACCGAAGGGGCAAAACGCTGGTCCGACCTTGATGATCCGGCTGAGGTCATGACCAAAGCGGCGGAATATGGCCTGAAATACGGCGTGGTGATTTCCACAGAATCCAATGACAGCCGGACAATCTGCGGATTTGCGAACGCCGATCGCGAATTTACGGACGAAGAAATCGCGACACTCGAAACGCTTGTCACCCAGATCCACGACAACACCGCCGATACGGCCCAGCTTGACGCCCAGACCGTCGAACAGCTGAAAAAAATGTCGATTATGGTCACGCATCCTGGCACTTAA
- a CDS encoding FliG C-terminal domain-containing protein, producing MSLTRRRKAAMVVHMLLEDGNTLSLGQLPESLQLLLTDELGALRRVDKATVSAVAEEFTAELEAVGLTAPGTRDGAITALADHLSPVLASKLRNQLDSVRNGDHWPVVIDLSIARLVKIMQSESIEICAVALSKLPITKAAEVLTKTPGERARRITYAMSQTENISPDAVRRIGAALAADYGHPTDLAFEKAPVQRLGAILNSTVTDTREDVLEGLQSTDPDFANNVRKAIFTFKDIAPRVKPTDIPNAIRNVDGDTLITAIAAARAGDEALANSAEFILASLSQRMATQLREDAEERGRVKKDDAEKAMAAITTVIREMADGGIITLIDPDAIDDAEGGEKRE from the coding sequence ATGTCTCTGACACGTCGGCGCAAGGCCGCGATGGTCGTGCATATGCTGCTTGAGGATGGCAATACGCTGTCTTTGGGGCAGTTGCCCGAATCCTTGCAGCTGTTGTTGACCGATGAATTGGGCGCATTGCGGCGGGTCGACAAAGCAACCGTTTCTGCCGTCGCCGAAGAATTCACAGCCGAGCTTGAGGCCGTGGGCCTGACGGCGCCCGGCACGCGCGACGGGGCCATCACCGCACTGGCCGATCATCTCAGCCCTGTTCTGGCCAGCAAACTGCGCAACCAGTTGGACAGCGTGCGCAATGGCGATCACTGGCCTGTCGTCATCGACCTCAGCATCGCGCGGCTGGTAAAGATCATGCAGTCCGAAAGCATCGAAATCTGCGCCGTGGCCTTATCCAAGCTACCGATCACCAAAGCCGCCGAGGTGCTGACAAAAACACCGGGCGAACGGGCACGCAGGATTACCTATGCGATGTCCCAGACAGAGAATATTTCACCCGATGCCGTGCGCCGTATCGGTGCGGCACTGGCTGCGGACTATGGCCACCCTACGGACCTCGCTTTTGAAAAAGCGCCGGTGCAGCGTTTGGGGGCCATTCTGAATTCCACTGTCACGGACACCCGTGAAGACGTGCTGGAAGGACTGCAAAGCACGGATCCCGATTTCGCCAACAACGTGCGCAAAGCGATCTTTACCTTCAAAGATATCGCACCACGCGTCAAACCAACCGACATTCCAAACGCGATCCGCAATGTCGACGGCGATACACTCATCACCGCTATTGCAGCAGCACGCGCTGGTGATGAAGCACTGGCAAATTCGGCAGAGTTCATTCTTGCAAGCCTGTCACAACGCATGGCCACACAGTTGCGTGAAGATGCCGAGGAACGCGGACGCGTCAAAAAGGATGATGCCGAAAAAGCCATGGCCGCGATCACGACCGTTATCCGCGAAATGGCAGATGGCGGCATCATCACCTTGATTGATCCCGATGCCATTGACGACGCAGAAGGCGGCGAAAAACGCGAATAG